From a single Cyprinus carpio isolate SPL01 chromosome A3, ASM1834038v1, whole genome shotgun sequence genomic region:
- the LOC109110667 gene encoding glucosidase 2 subunit beta-like — translation MTCLHLLLTLVFAVSLGTPVEIQRPRGVPLTKKQFYEESKPFTCLDGSRTIPFDRVNDDYCDCKDGSDEPGTAACPNGSFHCTNAGYRPMFIPSSRINDGICDCCDTTDEYNSGAKCENTCKELGRKEREVLQKMAEITKEGFLLKQQLIEEAKKGQQEKQSKVTDMQENKKQLDEKVEALRTVKETAEQPEKEAKERHLKAWEEQKAAIRLEKDKAKMAETFLELDDNADGFVSVSELQSHAELDPDADGTLTEIEAQGLMGGAEQVDTSTFESVWPKIKDKYHSESQAEEPAPVETPPDEVKEPVVDNDSEPYPEDDISEEEDEDDEDEDDYHEDDDKAQPTIKTPEKTHEDEEAMPPYDADTQALIDAAQKARDDFEEAEKALREMDDQIRNIEKELSFDFGPDAEFTYLYSQCYELTTSEYIYRLCPFNRVSQKPKYGGSETNLGTWGSWSGPENNKYLLMKYEQGTGCWQGPNRSTTVKLTCGKETVVTSTSEPSRCEYLMEFTTPAVCQEPANIDPSPHDHVEL, via the exons ATGACCTGCCTGCACCTGCTGTTGACTTTGGTCTTTGCTGTCAGCTTGGGGACACCTGTAGAAATTCAGCGGCCCCGAGGAGTGCCACTGACAA agaaacagTTTTATGAGGAGAGCAAGCCTTTCACCTGTCTCGATGGATCCCGGACTATTCCTTTTGACCGAGTGAATGATGACTACTGTGACTGCAAAGATGGTTCAGATGAGCCAG GCACCGCTGCTTGTCCGAATGGTAGCTTCCATTGCACCAATGCTGGTTACAGGCCCATGTTTATCCCATCCTCCCGTATTAATGATGGCATCTGTG ATTGCTGCGATACTACTGATGAGTACAACAgtggagccaaatgtgaaaataCATGCAA gGAACTAGGACGTAAAGAGAGGGAAGTTCTGCAGAAGATGGCTGAGATCACCAAAGAGGGCTTTCTCCTGAAACAGCAGCTCATTGAGGAAGCCAAGAAAGGACAACAAGAAAAGCAG AGTAAAGTGACTGATATGCAGGAAAATAAGAAACAGCTCGATGAGAAAGTTGAAGCGCTGAGGACAGTGAAAGAGACAGCAGAGCAGCCTGAGAAGGAAGCTAAAGAGCGCCATCTCAAGGCCTGGGAAG AGCAAAAGGCAGCTATTCGTTTGGAGAAGGACAAAGCCAAAATGGCAGAAACCTTTTTGGAGCTGGATGACAATGCAGATGGCTT tgtgtcggtctctgagcttcagtcccATGCTGAATTGGACCCAGATGCTGATGGCACACTTACTGAAATTGAGGCCCAG GGACTGATGGGAGGAGCTGAGCAGGTGGACACATCAACATTTGAGAGTGTTTGGCCCAAGATTAAAGACAAGTACCACTCAGAG TCCCAGGCTGAGGAACCTGCCCCAGTGGAAACGCCTCCAGATGAAGTGAAGGAACCAGTTGTAGACAATGACTCTGAGCCATACCCAGAAGATGACATCTCTGAGGAAGAGGACGAGGATGACGAGGATGAGGATGATTATCATGAAGACGATGATAAG GCGCAGCCCACTATTAAGACTCCAGAGAAGACTCATGAAGATGAGGAAGCCATGCCACCTTATGATGCAGACACCCAGGCCCTCATCGATG CTGCTCAGAAGGCCAGAGATGACTTTGAGGAGGCCGAGAAAGCTCTTCGGGAGATGGACGATCAAATCAG AAATATTGAAAAAGAGCTGTCCTTTGATTTCGGCCCTGATGCTGAGTTCACTTACCTGTACAGCCAGTGCTACGAACTTACCACTAGCGA GTACATCTACAGGCTCTGTCCTTTTAACCGGGTTTCACAGAAACCCAAGTATGGGGGCTCAGAGACCAACCTTGG GACATGGGGAAGTTGGTCAGGGCCTGAAAATAATAAGTACTTGCTGATGAAATACGAGCAAGGCACCGGGTGCTGGCAAGGTCCAAACAGATCAACTACT GTGAAACTGACTTGTGGGAAGGAGACTGTGGTGACCTCGACATCGGAGCCGAGTCGCTGTGAATACCTAATGGAATTCACCACTCCTGCAGTGTGCCAAGAGCCAGCCAACATTGACCCATCACCACACGACCACGTGGAGCTCTAG